From the genome of Leptodactylus fuscus isolate aLepFus1 chromosome 1, aLepFus1.hap2, whole genome shotgun sequence, one region includes:
- the RRH gene encoding visual pigment-like receptor peropsin codes for MDKTSEALTLQPTGTVSVNGSAAAAEVHSVFSQREHNIVAAYLITAGVVSILSNIVVLGIFVKYKELRTATNAIIINLAFTDIGVSGIGYPMSAASDLHGSWKFGNVGCQIYAGLNIFFGMASIGLLTVVAIDRYLTICRPDIGRRITSFHYGAMIIAAWINAVFWSVMPIVGWSSYAPDPTGATCTINWRKNDASFISYTMTVVAVNFFVPLMVMFYCYYNVSRTMKGYDSRNSLGGCNVDWSDQADVTKMSVVMILMFLIAWSPYSIVCLWSSFGDPKQISPAMAIIAPLFAKSSTFYNPCIYVIANKKFRRAILSMVQCKSRQEVTLDNHFPMSVSQSTLT; via the exons ATGGACAAGACGTCAGAGGCCTTAACATTACAACCAACTGGAACTGTCTCGGTTAACGGTTCTGCTGCCGCCGCAGAAGTCCATTCTGTGTTCTCCCAGCGGGAGCATAATATCGTTGCAGCTTATCTTATTACAGCAG gtgtagtgagcattttgagcAATATTGTAGTATTGGGAATCTTTGTTAAGTACAAGGAGCTTCGTACAGCGACTAATGCCATCATCATCAATCTGGCATTCACAGACATCGGTGTCAGCGGGATTGGCTATCCTATGTCTGCTGCCTCTGACTTACATGGAAGTTGGAAATTTGGAAATGTAGGATGCCAG ATCTATGCTGGCTTAAACATTTTCTTTGGAATGGCAAGTATTGGACTTCTGACTGTGGTTGCCATTGATCGTTACCTGACAATCTGCCGACCTGACATAG GAAGAAGAATAACAAGCTTTCACTATGGAGCGATGATTATAGCAGCTTGGATAAATGCCGTCTTCTGGTCTGTAATGCCTATTGTGGGATGGTCAAGTTATGCCCCAGACCCAACAGGAGCCACATGTACTATTAACTGGAGGAAAAATGATGC GTCATTTATATCCTACACAATGACTGTAGTTGCTGTAAATTTTTTTGTGCCATTGATGGTGATGTTTTACTGTTACTACAATGTGTCCCGCACTATGAAGGGGTATGACAGCAGAAACAGCCTTGGAGGTTGCAATGTGGATTGGTCTGATCAGGCTGATGTTACAAAG ATGTCTGTAGTGATGATTCTGATGTTTCTCATAGCCTGGTCCCCATACTCTATTGTCTGCTTATGGTCATCTTTTGGGGATCCTAAACAAATTTCACCAGCAATGGCTATCATAGCTCCTCTCTTTGCCAAGTCTTCAACTTTTTACAATCCTTGCATCTATGTCATTGCAAATAAGAA GTTCAGGAGAGCAATCCTGTCTATGGTACAATGCAAGTCACGTCAAGAAGTGACACTAGACAACCACTTTCCAATGAGTGTTTCCCAAAGCACATTGACATAA